The Oxalobacteraceae bacterium OTU3CINTB1 genome includes a window with the following:
- the motB gene encoding flagellar motor protein MotB encodes MAEEGLRPIIVKRIKKHGGGHHGGAWKIAYADFVTAMMAFFLLMWLLGSTSKGDLKGISDYFKTPLKVAMQGGSGSGDSSSVIPGGGKDLTRKDGQVAASSDPSAQKKVNINAARAAVEAEDAQRLKSLKDKIETAIETNPVLVKYKNQLLLDITTEGLRIQIVDEQNRPMFALAKADLQSYTKEILHEIGFVLNDVPNRIGLSGHTDSTPYMSETGYSNWELSADRANASRRELIVGGMADAKVLRVVGLASAANLDKADPFNPINRRISILVMNKRTEESVIRDGGRQIEVGAEEEAAGAAAAAPAAAAPSGPPVRK; translated from the coding sequence ATGGCTGAAGAAGGCTTACGGCCAATTATCGTCAAGCGCATCAAGAAGCACGGCGGCGGCCACCACGGCGGCGCGTGGAAGATCGCGTATGCCGACTTCGTGACCGCAATGATGGCGTTCTTCCTGCTGATGTGGCTGCTCGGTTCGACCTCCAAGGGCGACTTGAAAGGCATTTCGGACTACTTCAAGACGCCGCTGAAGGTGGCCATGCAGGGCGGCTCGGGCAGCGGCGACAGCTCGTCGGTGATCCCCGGCGGCGGCAAGGATTTGACCCGCAAGGACGGCCAGGTCGCCGCCAGCAGCGATCCGAGCGCGCAGAAAAAGGTCAACATCAACGCCGCGCGCGCCGCCGTCGAGGCCGAGGATGCGCAGCGCCTGAAGTCGCTGAAGGACAAGATCGAGACCGCCATCGAAACCAATCCGGTGCTGGTCAAGTATAAGAACCAGTTGCTGCTCGATATCACGACCGAGGGCTTGCGGATCCAGATCGTCGACGAGCAGAACCGTCCGATGTTCGCGCTGGCCAAGGCCGATTTGCAGTCGTACACGAAAGAGATTTTGCACGAGATCGGGTTTGTGCTCAACGATGTGCCGAACCGCATCGGCCTGTCGGGCCACACCGATTCGACGCCGTACATGAGCGAGACCGGCTACAGCAACTGGGAATTGTCGGCCGACCGCGCCAACGCCTCGCGGCGCGAACTGATCGTCGGCGGCATGGCCGACGCCAAGGTGCTGCGGGTGGTGGGGCTGGCCTCGGCCGCCAACCTGGACAAGGCCGATCCGTTCAATCCGATCAACCGCCGCATCAGCATCCTGGTGATGAACAAGCGGACGGAAGAGAGCGTGATCCGCGACGGCGGGCGCCAGATCGAGGTTGGCGCCGAGGAGGAAGCGGCCGGGGCGGCCGCGGCGGCGCCGGCGGCCGCGGCGCCGAGCGGGCCGCCGGTCCGCAAATAA
- a CDS encoding chemotaxis protein, with the protein MTRKKILGSHVKRLLSGVSDHGRKHLTEVETDLLQTRLLLEEAIEKLSFNFMAIHQTVEAEQATIQLLLDGGIASPEQRAQLQALQGQVGGYVNAAITSLQFQDMTSQLIDRTLKRVTGLREFLGTLGAHGAEMLPESDNEEIVALLGKVSMALAIQSLELRSVLRKAVSQQHLESGDIELF; encoded by the coding sequence ATGACGAGAAAAAAAATCCTTGGGTCGCATGTAAAACGCCTGCTGTCGGGCGTGTCTGACCACGGGCGCAAGCATTTAACCGAGGTCGAGACCGATTTGCTCCAGACCCGGCTGCTGCTGGAGGAGGCCATCGAGAAGCTGTCGTTCAACTTCATGGCCATCCATCAGACGGTGGAGGCCGAGCAGGCCACGATCCAGCTGCTGCTCGACGGCGGCATCGCCTCGCCCGAGCAGCGCGCGCAGCTGCAGGCGCTGCAGGGCCAGGTGGGCGGCTACGTCAACGCCGCCATCACCAGCCTGCAATTCCAGGACATGACGAGCCAGCTGATCGACCGCACGCTCAAGCGCGTCACCGGCCTGCGCGAGTTCCTCGGCACCCTGGGCGCGCACGGCGCCGAGATGCTGCCCGAGAGCGACAACGAGGAAATCGTCGCCCTGCTGGGCAAGGTCAGCATGGCGCTGGCGATACAGAGTTTGGAACTGCGCAGCGTGTTGCGCAAGGCAGTAAGTCAGCAACACCTCGAGAGCGGCGACATCGAATTGTTTTAA
- a CDS encoding response regulator, protein MAKTILAVDDSSSLRQMVAFSLKAAGYLVVEAVDGQDGLEKAKLQSVDLVLTDQNMPRMDGLQLIALLRELPTYAKTPILMLTTESSDEMKAKGRAAGANGWLVKPFDPQRLIEVVKKVIG, encoded by the coding sequence ATGGCCAAGACAATACTTGCAGTTGATGATTCCAGTTCCCTGCGCCAGATGGTGGCGTTCAGCCTGAAAGCCGCCGGTTACCTGGTGGTGGAAGCGGTGGACGGCCAGGACGGCCTGGAAAAAGCCAAGCTGCAAAGCGTCGACCTGGTGCTGACCGACCAGAACATGCCGCGCATGGACGGCCTGCAGCTGATTGCGCTGCTGCGCGAGCTGCCGACCTACGCCAAGACCCCGATCCTGATGCTGACCACCGAGTCGTCCGACGAGATGAAGGCCAAGGGCCGCGCGGCCGGCGCCAACGGCTGGCTGGTCAAACCGTTCGATCCGCAGCGCCTCATCGAGGTAGTGAAGAAGGTCATCGGCTGA
- the cheA gene encoding chemotaxis protein CheA, with protein MTIDISQFFQVFFDEAEELLAEMERLLLAVDIAAPDAEDLNAIFRTAHSVKGGASTFGVTDMTEVTHILETLLDRIRKGEMALTSEHVDAFLAAKDILKMQLDGHRLGSTVDQDAVGDVRMMLQSLTQDVPVVALSPVAPAFNATEAKVVDHSGGRRYRLELPVMVHREVTALGAELGLMGHVSITPLDKDRNAMVVTTHESLDDIIAICSFVLNPDDMVVTELPALSDKQARMENAERSKVESDLGYGFFDETELHPPMAGGGQGYGFFQPLDEIRANAKEGNDDANGYGFFQPVEQIRAAAGIVIEAAPTPAVAEEQEKKAAKEKGASAGAESSSIRVSIEKVDQLINLVGELVITQAMIEQRVDTLDPMAHERLLNSVSQLTRNTRDLQEAVMSIRMMPMDFVFSRFPRMVRDLAAKLGKKVDFITNGAATELDKGLIERIVDPLTHLVRNSIDHGIEMPDVRRAAGKSESGRLFLSASHQGGNIIIEVSDDGGGLNRERILAKAEQNGLPVSDTMSDAEVWQLIFAPGFSTAETVTDVSGRGVGMDVVKRNITAMGGVVDIRSAKGFGTTISISLPLTLAILDGMSIRVGEEVYILPLGFVIESLQPVADDVKEISGKGRVIKVRGEYLPLVPLYQMFDITPRFTDPTQGIVVIIETDGRKAGLFIDDLVGQQQVVVKNLESNYRKVAGISGATILGDGGVSLILDVAALIRSSRQLSDEQIFS; from the coding sequence ATGACCATCGACATAAGCCAGTTTTTCCAGGTCTTCTTCGATGAGGCCGAGGAACTGCTGGCTGAAATGGAGCGGCTGCTGCTGGCCGTGGACATCGCCGCCCCCGATGCCGAGGATCTGAACGCGATCTTCCGCACCGCGCATTCCGTCAAGGGCGGCGCCTCCACGTTCGGCGTGACCGACATGACGGAGGTCACGCACATCCTCGAGACCCTGCTCGACCGCATCCGCAAGGGCGAGATGGCGCTGACGTCCGAGCACGTCGACGCCTTCCTGGCCGCCAAGGACATCCTCAAGATGCAGCTCGACGGCCATCGCCTCGGCAGCACCGTCGACCAGGACGCCGTCGGCGACGTGCGCATGATGCTGCAGTCGCTGACCCAGGACGTGCCGGTGGTGGCGCTGTCGCCGGTGGCGCCGGCATTCAACGCGACCGAAGCGAAGGTGGTCGACCACAGCGGCGGGCGCCGCTACCGGCTCGAGCTGCCCGTGATGGTGCACCGCGAGGTGACCGCGCTCGGCGCCGAGCTGGGATTGATGGGCCACGTGTCCATCACGCCGCTCGACAAGGACCGCAACGCGATGGTGGTAACCACGCACGAGAGCCTCGACGACATCATCGCCATCTGCTCGTTCGTGCTCAATCCGGACGACATGGTGGTGACCGAATTGCCGGCGCTGAGCGACAAGCAGGCGCGCATGGAAAACGCCGAGCGCTCGAAGGTCGAGAGCGACCTCGGTTACGGCTTCTTCGACGAAACCGAATTGCATCCGCCGATGGCCGGTGGCGGCCAGGGCTACGGCTTCTTCCAGCCGCTCGATGAGATCCGCGCCAACGCCAAGGAGGGCAACGACGACGCCAACGGCTACGGCTTCTTCCAGCCGGTCGAGCAGATCCGCGCCGCCGCCGGCATCGTGATCGAGGCGGCGCCGACGCCGGCCGTGGCCGAGGAACAGGAAAAGAAGGCCGCCAAGGAGAAGGGCGCGTCGGCCGGCGCCGAATCGTCGTCGATCCGCGTGTCGATCGAAAAGGTCGACCAGCTAATCAACCTGGTGGGCGAGCTGGTGATCACGCAGGCGATGATCGAACAGCGCGTCGACACGCTCGATCCAATGGCGCACGAGCGCCTGCTCAACAGCGTCAGCCAGCTGACCCGCAACACCCGCGATCTGCAGGAAGCGGTGATGTCGATCCGCATGATGCCGATGGACTTCGTGTTCTCGCGCTTCCCGCGCATGGTGCGCGACCTGGCCGCCAAGCTGGGCAAGAAGGTCGACTTCATCACCAACGGCGCCGCGACGGAACTGGACAAGGGCCTGATCGAGCGCATCGTCGATCCGTTGACGCACCTGGTGCGCAATTCGATCGACCATGGCATCGAGATGCCGGACGTGCGCCGCGCGGCCGGTAAAAGCGAGTCGGGCCGGCTGTTCCTGTCGGCCTCCCACCAGGGCGGCAACATCATCATCGAGGTATCGGACGATGGCGGCGGCTTGAACCGCGAGCGCATCCTCGCCAAGGCCGAACAAAACGGCCTGCCGGTCAGCGACACGATGAGCGACGCCGAAGTCTGGCAGCTGATCTTCGCGCCCGGCTTCTCGACCGCCGAAACGGTGACCGACGTCTCCGGCCGCGGCGTCGGCATGGATGTCGTCAAGCGCAACATCACCGCCATGGGCGGCGTGGTCGACATCCGCTCGGCCAAGGGTTTCGGCACCACGATTTCGATTTCGCTGCCGCTGACGTTGGCGATCCTCGACGGCATGTCGATCCGGGTCGGCGAGGAGGTCTACATCCTGCCGCTGGGCTTTGTCATCGAGTCGCTGCAGCCGGTGGCCGACGACGTCAAGGAAATCAGCGGCAAGGGCCGCGTCATCAAGGTGCGCGGCGAGTACCTGCCGCTGGTGCCTTTGTACCAGATGTTCGACATCACGCCGCGCTTCACCGATCCGACCCAGGGTATCGTGGTCATCATCGAGACGGACGGCCGCAAGGCGGGCCTGTTCATCGACGACCTGGTCGGCCAGCAGCAGGTGGTGGTCAAGAACCTGGAATCGAATTACCGCAAGGTGGCCGGCATTTCCGGGGCCACCATCCTGGGCGACGGCGGCGTGTCGCTGATTCTCGATGTCGCCGCATTGATACGCTCGTCGCGCCAGCTGTCCGACGAACAGATTTTCTCCTGA
- a CDS encoding chemotaxis protein CheW — protein sequence MADVLTTGANEIAGHEYLAFTLGSEEYGIDILKVQEIRGYEVVTRIANAPEFIKGVINLRGIIIPVVDMRIKFNLGEPVYDQFTVVIILNISGRIVGMVVDSVSDVTTLTPEQVKPAPEMGTAFSSDYMIGLGTIDERMLILVNIDKLMSSAEMGLMEQLAA from the coding sequence ATGGCAGACGTACTAACCACAGGCGCAAACGAGATCGCCGGCCACGAATACCTGGCGTTCACGCTGGGCTCGGAGGAATACGGCATCGACATCCTCAAGGTGCAGGAGATCCGCGGCTACGAAGTGGTCACCCGCATCGCCAACGCGCCCGAGTTCATCAAGGGCGTGATCAACCTGCGCGGCATCATCATCCCGGTGGTGGACATGCGCATCAAGTTCAACCTGGGCGAGCCGGTGTACGACCAGTTCACCGTCGTCATCATTTTGAACATCAGCGGCCGCATCGTCGGCATGGTGGTCGATTCGGTGTCCGACGTGACCACCCTGACGCCGGAGCAGGTCAAACCGGCGCCGGAAATGGGCACCGCCTTCAGCTCCGACTACATGATCGGCCTGGGTACGATCGACGAACGCATGCTGATCCTGGTGAACATCGACAAACTGATGTCGAGCGCCGAGATGGGCTTGATGGAACAACTGGCGGCCTAA
- a CDS encoding methyl-accepting chemotaxis protein, whose translation MNLRDFTIGTRLRIGFGGILLILVAMVLMTNYLNFSNKSKLTTGLELSTAKNLQAAAMKSSMLETGIAMRNIGLQSDVSLMQKEEQKVKDQRARYDKAVADLKALGLNDDEKKVLGEISKLDADTDSAFKEAIGQVLAFNSEGAAKVISGRIDPLNQQTLTQINKLVDMQQADAAHVMEGSVTADRSLMFVLFGLGAVAVALGVVFAVVITRSIVVPLSGAVAVAQRVASGELTSDVRVEGKDETSELLQALRDMNDSLAKTVGEVRSGTELITTASHEIAAGNADLSSRTESQASSLEETASSMEELTSTVKQNADNARQANQLAVTASSVAEKGGSVVSQVVETMGSIKASSSKIVDIIGVIDGIAFQTNILALNAAVEAARAGEQGRGFAVVASEVRNLAQRSAGAAKEIKELIGDSVDKVDAGSRLVDEAGQTMDLIVTSIRQVADIMGEITAATQEQSNGIEEVNQAITQMDEMTQQNAALVEESAAAAESMQEQAELLAKAVSVFKLADDVGLRRPAAAIAAPPAVKRAAPKPVAAPTAAAVAAPAKAKPKAPSAPKKLTTSQTSGDEWEEF comes from the coding sequence ATGAATTTACGCGATTTCACCATCGGTACACGGCTGCGCATCGGCTTCGGCGGCATTTTGCTGATCCTGGTGGCGATGGTCCTGATGACCAACTACCTCAACTTCAGCAACAAGAGCAAGCTGACCACGGGCCTGGAGCTGAGCACCGCCAAGAACCTGCAGGCGGCGGCGATGAAAAGCTCGATGCTGGAAACCGGCATCGCCATGCGCAATATCGGCCTGCAATCGGACGTGAGCCTGATGCAGAAGGAAGAGCAGAAGGTCAAGGACCAACGCGCGCGCTATGACAAGGCGGTCGCCGACCTCAAGGCGCTGGGCCTGAACGACGACGAGAAAAAGGTGCTGGGCGAGATCTCCAAGCTCGACGCCGACACCGACAGCGCCTTCAAGGAGGCGATCGGACAAGTGCTGGCGTTTAACAGCGAAGGCGCGGCCAAGGTCATTTCCGGCCGCATCGATCCGCTCAACCAGCAAACGCTGACGCAGATTAACAAACTGGTCGACATGCAGCAGGCCGACGCCGCGCATGTGATGGAAGGTTCCGTCACCGCCGACCGTTCGCTGATGTTCGTGTTGTTCGGCCTGGGCGCGGTGGCCGTGGCCCTGGGCGTGGTCTTCGCGGTGGTGATCACCCGTTCGATCGTGGTGCCGCTATCGGGCGCGGTGGCGGTGGCCCAGCGCGTGGCCTCGGGCGAGCTGACCTCCGACGTGCGGGTCGAGGGCAAGGATGAAACGAGCGAATTGCTGCAGGCGCTGCGGGACATGAACGACAGCCTGGCCAAGACGGTGGGCGAGGTGCGCAGCGGTACCGAACTGATTACCACGGCGTCGCACGAAATCGCCGCCGGCAACGCCGACCTGTCGTCGCGCACCGAGTCGCAAGCGAGCTCGCTGGAGGAGACCGCGTCGTCGATGGAAGAATTGACGTCGACCGTCAAGCAGAACGCCGACAACGCCCGCCAGGCCAACCAACTTGCGGTGACCGCGTCGTCGGTGGCGGAGAAGGGCGGCAGCGTGGTGTCGCAGGTGGTCGAGACCATGGGCTCGATCAAGGCCAGTTCCAGCAAGATCGTCGACATCATCGGCGTGATCGACGGGATCGCCTTCCAGACCAACATCCTGGCGCTGAACGCGGCCGTGGAAGCGGCGCGCGCCGGCGAGCAGGGTCGCGGCTTCGCGGTGGTGGCGTCGGAAGTGCGCAATCTGGCGCAGCGCTCGGCCGGCGCGGCCAAGGAGATCAAGGAATTGATCGGCGATTCGGTCGACAAGGTCGATGCGGGCAGCCGCCTGGTCGACGAGGCCGGGCAGACCATGGACCTGATCGTGACGTCGATCCGCCAGGTGGCCGACATCATGGGCGAGATCACCGCCGCCACGCAGGAACAAAGCAACGGCATCGAGGAAGTCAACCAGGCCATCACCCAGATGGACGAGATGACGCAGCAAAACGCCGCGCTGGTCGAAGAGTCGGCCGCCGCCGCCGAGAGCATGCAGGAGCAGGCCGAGTTGCTGGCGAAGGCGGTCAGCGTGTTCAAGCTGGCCGACGATGTCGGCCTGCGCCGGCCGGCCGCCGCCATCGCCGCGCCGCCGGCGGTCAAGCGCGCCGCGCCCAAGCCGGTTGCCGCGCCAACCGCAGCGGCGGTAGCGGCGCCGGCCAAGGCCAAGCCCAAGGCGCCGTCGGCGCCGAAGAAACTGACCACCTCACAGACCAGCGGCGACGAGTGGGAAGAGTTTTAA
- a CDS encoding chemotaxis protein CheR produces the protein MPHTKDTVKEFDFNAKDFERVRGLIYKRAGISLADSKQEMVYSRLARRLRATGIASFAKYLDDLEAGRLGEEWESFTNALTTNLTSFFREAHHFPLLAEHVKNKREPLTIWCSAASTGEEPYSIAMTVCEAFNTLTPNCHIIATDIDTNVLAHAENGVYTMDRLDKMSPERSRRFFLKGKGDREGMARVRPELRNMITFKPLNLLADGWPISGQFDVIFCRNVMIYFDKPTQRKILSRFVPLMKPDALLFAGHSENFLYVSESLKLRGKTVYELDDQHRGAAPKSGATNTR, from the coding sequence ATGCCGCATACTAAAGACACCGTCAAAGAGTTCGATTTCAACGCCAAGGATTTCGAACGTGTTCGCGGCCTCATCTACAAACGCGCCGGCATCTCGCTGGCCGACAGCAAGCAGGAAATGGTCTACAGCCGCCTGGCGCGGCGGCTGCGCGCCACCGGCATCGCCTCGTTCGCCAAATACCTCGACGACCTCGAGGCCGGCCGGCTGGGCGAGGAGTGGGAGTCGTTCACCAACGCGCTGACCACCAACCTGACGTCGTTCTTCCGCGAGGCGCATCACTTCCCGCTGCTGGCCGAGCATGTGAAGAACAAGCGCGAGCCGCTCACCATCTGGTGCTCGGCCGCCTCCACCGGCGAGGAACCGTACTCGATCGCGATGACCGTGTGCGAGGCGTTCAACACGCTGACGCCGAACTGCCACATCATCGCCACCGACATCGACACCAATGTGCTGGCCCACGCCGAAAACGGCGTCTACACCATGGACCGGCTCGACAAGATGTCGCCGGAACGCTCGCGCCGCTTTTTCCTTAAAGGCAAGGGCGACCGCGAGGGCATGGCGCGCGTGCGCCCCGAACTGCGCAATATGATCACGTTCAAGCCGCTCAACCTGCTGGCCGACGGCTGGCCGATCAGCGGCCAGTTCGACGTCATCTTTTGCCGCAACGTCATGATTTATTTCGACAAGCCGACCCAGCGCAAGATCCTGTCGCGCTTTGTCCCATTGATGAAGCCGGACGCCTTGCTCTTCGCGGGCCATTCGGAGAATTTCCTCTACGTGTCCGAGTCGCTCAAACTACGCGGCAAGACGGTGTACGAGTTGGACGATCAACACCGCGGCGCCGCTCCGAAAAGCGGCGCGACCAACACGAGATAA
- the cheD gene encoding chemoreceptor glutamine deamidase CheD, with product MDLEQFATNVYFDRTFDCEAAKILPGEYYFTNKDMLIVTVLGSCVSACIRDRVTGLGGMNHFMLPDGGGDGSPVSASARYGTYAMEILINDLLKAGAKRENMEAKVFGGGAVLKGFTAINVGERNAAFVLSFLKTEKIRVVAEDLNDIHPRKVYFFPRTGKVLVKKLMQTHNDTLAKREIEYASRLKKAPVGGEIDLF from the coding sequence ATGGACTTAGAACAATTTGCCACGAACGTGTATTTCGACCGCACGTTCGATTGTGAAGCCGCCAAGATATTGCCCGGCGAGTATTACTTCACCAACAAGGATATGCTGATCGTCACCGTGCTCGGCTCGTGCGTGTCGGCCTGCATCCGCGACCGGGTCACCGGCCTGGGCGGCATGAACCACTTCATGCTGCCCGACGGCGGCGGCGACGGCAGCCCGGTCTCGGCCTCGGCGCGCTACGGCACCTACGCGATGGAGATATTGATCAACGACCTGCTCAAGGCCGGCGCCAAGCGCGAGAACATGGAAGCGAAAGTGTTCGGCGGCGGCGCCGTGCTCAAGGGCTTCACGGCGATCAATGTCGGCGAGCGCAACGCGGCCTTCGTGCTGAGCTTCCTCAAGACCGAGAAGATCCGCGTGGTGGCCGAGGACTTGAACGACATCCATCCGCGCAAGGTGTACTTCTTCCCGCGCACCGGCAAGGTGCTGGTCAAGAAGCTGATGCAAACCCATAACGACACCCTGGCCAAGCGCGAAATCGAATACGCCAGCCGCCTCAAGAAGGCGCCGGTCGGCGGCGAGATCGATCTGTTTTGA
- a CDS encoding chemotaxis response regulator protein-glutamate methylesterase: MKIKVLIVDDSALIRSVMSEIINSQADMEVVGVAPDPLVARELIKQTNPDVLTLDVEMPKMDGLDFLEKLMRLRPMPVVMVSSLTERGSEITMRALELGAVDFVTKPKISIQAGMREYTDLITDKIRAAAKARVRARVLPQPGAEGQAPLPQLRNPLTSSEKLIIIGASTGGTEAIREFLMQMPSDCPGILIAQHMPEGFTRSFAKRLDSLCKISVQEAAGNERVLPGHAYIAPGHSHLYLTRSGANYMTRIDQADPVNRHRPSVDVLFRSAAQAAGKNAVGVILTGMGKDGAAGMLEMRTAGAYNFAQDEASCVVFGMPREAIAVGAAHEIGALQALPGMVLGHLAAHGARALRV, encoded by the coding sequence ATGAAGATCAAAGTCCTCATCGTCGACGACTCCGCGCTGATCCGCAGTGTCATGAGCGAGATCATCAACAGCCAGGCCGACATGGAAGTGGTGGGCGTGGCGCCCGATCCGCTGGTCGCGCGCGAATTGATCAAGCAGACCAATCCCGACGTGCTCACGCTGGACGTCGAGATGCCGAAGATGGACGGCCTCGATTTCCTGGAAAAATTGATGCGTTTGCGCCCGATGCCGGTGGTGATGGTATCCTCGCTGACCGAGCGGGGCTCGGAAATCACGATGCGCGCGCTGGAGCTGGGCGCGGTCGATTTCGTCACCAAACCGAAAATCTCGATCCAGGCGGGCATGCGCGAGTACACCGACCTCATCACCGACAAGATCCGCGCCGCCGCCAAGGCCCGCGTGCGCGCGCGCGTGCTGCCCCAGCCCGGCGCCGAGGGCCAGGCGCCCTTGCCGCAGCTGCGCAACCCGCTGACGTCGTCGGAAAAACTGATCATCATCGGCGCCTCCACCGGCGGCACCGAGGCGATCCGCGAATTCCTGATGCAGATGCCGTCGGACTGCCCCGGCATCCTGATCGCGCAACACATGCCCGAAGGCTTCACCCGCTCGTTCGCCAAGCGGCTCGACAGCCTGTGCAAGATCTCGGTGCAGGAGGCGGCCGGCAACGAGCGGGTGCTGCCGGGCCACGCCTACATCGCGCCTGGCCACTCGCACCTGTACCTGACCCGCAGCGGCGCCAACTACATGACCCGCATCGACCAGGCCGATCCGGTCAACCGCCACCGGCCGTCGGTCGACGTGCTGTTCCGTTCGGCGGCGCAGGCGGCCGGCAAGAACGCGGTCGGCGTGATCCTGACCGGCATGGGCAAGGACGGCGCGGCCGGCATGCTGGAGATGCGCACCGCCGGGGCGTATAATTTCGCCCAGGACGAGGCCAGTTGCGTGGTGTTTGGCATGCCGCGCGAGGCGATCGCCGTGGGGGCCGCCCACGAGATCGGCGCGCTGCAGGCGCTGCCGGGCATGGTGCTGGGCCACTTGGCCGCGCATGGCGCGCGCGCCTTGCGGGTGTAA
- the cheY gene encoding chemotaxis response regulator CheY translates to MADPKMKFLVVDDFSTMRRIVRNLLKELGYANVDEAEDGVMALAKLRAESFDFVVSDWNMPNMDGLTMLQNIRADPALAKLPVLMVTAEAKKENIIAAAQAGANGYVVKPFTAATLDEKLNKIFEKLGA, encoded by the coding sequence ATGGCTGATCCAAAGATGAAATTTTTAGTTGTTGACGATTTTTCGACGATGCGCCGCATCGTCCGGAATCTGTTGAAAGAACTGGGTTATGCCAATGTCGACGAGGCGGAAGACGGCGTGATGGCGCTGGCGAAGCTGCGCGCCGAATCGTTCGACTTCGTCGTATCCGACTGGAACATGCCGAACATGGACGGTCTGACGATGTTGCAGAACATTCGTGCCGACCCGGCGCTGGCCAAGCTGCCGGTGCTGATGGTGACTGCCGAGGCGAAGAAGGAAAACATCATCGCCGCCGCCCAGGCCGGCGCCAACGGTTATGTGGTCAAACCGTTCACGGCCGCCACGCTGGACGAGAAACTGAACAAGATCTTCGAAAAACTCGGCGCTTGA
- a CDS encoding HDOD domain-containing protein, protein MHQTNFLVREPLLDAKQRVVGYELSWQQQRAAPASTPADLELLVDFVAAQMVDEDNGGNWLLRDKILFLEAVPAMLSTDALHRLPPERTVLSLKAAALANPDTLAAVQALRAGGVGILLREADLARSGARLPTLASYVEVRFSGTDVATQARTYAAFKQSTVGMIARPVSNWADFDACAALGLNAFVGKLHLTPRTSSLSGGMNPAQTIIMQLMQMVRQNADVGQIETVLKHDATVSYKLLRFINSAGFGAGREVQSIRQALALLGYTPLYRWLTLLLATASTSGYSPVLLETAVVRGRLAELLGQAALGKSEAENIFVAGMFSLLDRLLGISMKEVLANIQLSDDVVTALLTRGGKYGPYLALAEACELNSDLVASLAATLKLSPEDVNTAHLSALAWAQSVAA, encoded by the coding sequence ATGCACCAGACCAATTTCCTCGTTCGTGAGCCGTTGTTGGATGCCAAGCAGCGGGTGGTCGGCTATGAATTGTCCTGGCAGCAACAGCGCGCCGCGCCGGCGTCGACGCCGGCCGATCTGGAGTTGCTGGTTGATTTCGTCGCCGCCCAAATGGTCGACGAGGACAACGGCGGCAACTGGCTGCTGCGCGACAAAATCCTCTTTTTAGAAGCCGTGCCGGCGATGCTGTCGACCGATGCGTTGCATCGCCTGCCGCCGGAGCGCACGGTGCTGTCGCTCAAGGCGGCCGCGCTGGCCAATCCCGATACGCTGGCGGCGGTGCAGGCGCTGCGCGCCGGCGGTGTCGGCATCCTGTTGCGCGAGGCCGACCTGGCGCGCAGCGGGGCCCGCTTGCCGACCCTTGCTTCGTACGTCGAGGTGCGCTTTTCCGGCACCGACGTCGCCACCCAGGCGCGCACCTACGCCGCCTTCAAGCAATCGACGGTGGGCATGATCGCCCGGCCGGTCAGCAACTGGGCCGACTTCGACGCCTGCGCCGCGCTGGGGTTGAACGCCTTCGTCGGCAAGCTGCACCTGACGCCACGCACCAGCTCGCTTTCGGGCGGCATGAATCCGGCGCAGACCATCATCATGCAGCTGATGCAGATGGTGCGGCAGAACGCCGATGTCGGCCAGATCGAAACCGTCCTCAAGCATGACGCCACCGTGTCGTACAAGCTGCTGCGCTTCATCAACTCCGCCGGTTTTGGCGCGGGGCGCGAGGTGCAGTCGATCCGGCAGGCGCTGGCGTTGCTGGGTTATACGCCGCTGTACCGCTGGCTGACTTTGCTGTTGGCGACGGCCAGCACGTCCGGCTATTCGCCGGTGCTGCTGGAGACGGCGGTGGTGCGCGGACGCCTGGCCGAGCTGCTGGGGCAGGCCGCACTGGGCAAGAGCGAGGCCGAGAATATCTTCGTCGCCGGCATGTTCTCGCTGCTGGACCGGCTGCTGGGCATCAGCATGAAAGAGGTGCTCGCCAACATTCAGTTGTCGGACGATGTAGTCACGGCATTGCTGACGCGCGGCGGCAAATACGGACCCTATCTGGCGCTGGCAGAGGCTTGCGAGCTCAATTCCGACCTGGTCGCCTCGCTGGCGGCGACGCTCAAGCTGAGTCCGGAAGACGTCAACACCGCGCACCTGTCGGCGCTGGCATGGGCGCAAAGCGTGGCCGCGTAG